One window from the genome of Methylomarinovum caldicuralii encodes:
- a CDS encoding TonB-dependent receptor — translation MRWKAQPLRPQRRKPPGKPKKKPTAILEGQVISAVNGKPLAAAEVYISGLNQPVVTDRQGRFQVKVPAGTYSLSASAPGYNLMVKEGIRVAGEKPLQVTLKLTPAGIEMPPFVVVEPHLAGSVASAISEERVSSGVTDILGAEQISRAGDSNVAAALKRVAGVTIVRGKFPYIRGLGERYANILINGISMPSPDPTRRVVPLDFFPSAMLDSIQVQKTHDAPLPGEFSGGIINLRTRSTPDEFLFRLSGKISYIDGTTFEKGLRYQGGDYDWIGVDDGTRALPKSLENALGGLSGSTKLRPKTRFAKGGFTQEEFERFGEDLSDVWNVKRDTLPPNGRISAALGDKLHWRDFSFGYYAFARWNQNWRTFHEIRRKFVPVRNGQELQLAEDMKVFRTVREVNTNAYLNVESTWREKHKLFGRVMLLRQSTDFTRIREGFSNTEGAGLRRVRLWYRENELFNWQAGTDQTFAFLNDLNLKFLYSHAVASRYAPKERRYRYDQNLNKGGVFEFSNKTDNNQIIYSDLDDQEDSWRIDLTLPYHFFDDRLKGSLASGYWSTQRERNSNIRRFRYAGNVSPDLLAQPLEDILTPENIGPGRFTLTEVTRSTDNYSASQDLQAYYVKLDSTFFDLLRLTGGVRIEENQQTVTTFELFAPDNQPIVSTLDSRDAIPSVTLTWLISEDQQLRLAWSKTLSRPDFRELSPAPFTDPNTLQETVGNPDLQQAEIMNYDARWEYYFSPKENLTLAFFHKEITNPIEKVLLAGPADLAQLQNTGDATLTGFEIEFRKNLDFIHPWFENFFFSGNYTFAKSEVTLLPENLQVLTTPKRPLQGASKHILNARLGYDNEDLGTQATLLYNFPSRRIAQVGQLGAPDIYEEPFHQLDFIVKQKWNRHWSTQVRLRNLLDSTVRFTQGPKTVRAFRRGREFALVINFQF, via the coding sequence TTGCGGTGGAAAGCTCAGCCGCTTCGGCCCCAGCGCCGCAAACCACCGGGAAAGCCCAAAAAAAAACCGACAGCCATTCTGGAAGGCCAGGTGATCAGCGCCGTCAACGGCAAACCGCTTGCCGCCGCCGAGGTCTACATCAGCGGTTTGAATCAACCTGTGGTTACCGACCGCCAGGGACGTTTCCAGGTCAAGGTTCCGGCCGGCACCTACAGCCTCTCGGCTTCCGCCCCCGGTTACAACCTGATGGTGAAAGAAGGCATCCGGGTGGCGGGTGAGAAACCCCTGCAGGTGACCTTGAAGCTGACGCCCGCCGGCATCGAGATGCCGCCTTTCGTGGTTGTCGAGCCCCATTTGGCCGGCAGCGTCGCCTCGGCGATCAGCGAAGAGCGGGTTTCCAGCGGCGTCACTGATATCCTTGGCGCCGAACAGATCAGCCGCGCCGGCGACAGCAACGTGGCTGCCGCGCTCAAGCGCGTCGCCGGGGTCACGATCGTACGCGGCAAATTTCCGTATATCCGGGGCCTGGGAGAACGCTATGCCAATATCCTCATCAACGGCATCAGCATGCCTTCCCCTGACCCCACCCGCCGGGTGGTGCCGCTGGATTTCTTTCCTTCGGCGATGCTGGACAGCATCCAGGTCCAAAAGACCCATGACGCCCCCCTGCCCGGGGAATTCTCCGGCGGCATCATCAATCTTCGCACCCGCTCGACGCCGGATGAATTTCTTTTCCGCCTGAGCGGAAAAATCAGCTATATCGACGGCACGACGTTCGAAAAGGGACTGCGTTACCAAGGCGGCGATTACGACTGGATCGGTGTGGACGACGGCACCCGGGCGCTCCCGAAATCGTTGGAAAACGCCTTGGGCGGTCTTTCCGGCAGCACCAAACTCCGGCCCAAAACCCGTTTTGCCAAAGGAGGATTTACGCAGGAAGAGTTCGAACGCTTCGGCGAAGATTTGTCCGACGTATGGAACGTCAAACGGGATACCCTTCCCCCTAACGGCAGAATCAGCGCGGCGCTGGGGGACAAACTGCATTGGCGCGATTTCAGTTTCGGCTATTATGCCTTTGCCCGCTGGAATCAGAACTGGCGGACCTTCCATGAAATCCGGCGCAAATTCGTCCCCGTCCGCAACGGCCAGGAACTACAGCTGGCAGAAGACATGAAAGTCTTCCGCACCGTCCGGGAAGTCAATACCAACGCCTATCTGAATGTGGAAAGCACCTGGCGGGAAAAACACAAATTGTTCGGCCGGGTCATGCTGCTGCGTCAAAGCACCGACTTCACCCGCATCCGAGAAGGCTTCAGCAACACCGAAGGCGCCGGCCTGCGCCGGGTACGCCTGTGGTATCGGGAAAACGAGCTGTTCAACTGGCAGGCGGGCACCGACCAAACCTTCGCTTTTCTCAACGACCTGAACCTGAAGTTCCTCTATTCCCACGCCGTCGCCAGCCGTTACGCCCCCAAGGAACGGCGCTACCGCTACGATCAGAACCTCAACAAAGGCGGTGTCTTCGAATTTTCCAACAAGACCGACAACAACCAGATCATCTACAGCGATCTGGACGACCAGGAAGACAGCTGGCGCATCGACCTTACCCTCCCCTATCACTTTTTCGATGATCGCCTGAAAGGTTCGCTGGCTTCCGGTTACTGGTCCACGCAACGGGAACGCAATTCGAACATCCGCCGTTTCCGCTATGCCGGCAACGTCTCCCCCGACCTGCTCGCCCAACCGCTGGAAGACATCCTGACGCCGGAAAACATCGGGCCGGGGCGCTTCACCCTGACCGAAGTGACCCGCTCCACCGATAACTACAGCGCCTCCCAGGATCTCCAGGCTTACTATGTCAAACTGGATTCCACCTTCTTCGACCTGCTGCGCCTGACCGGAGGGGTCAGAATCGAGGAGAACCAACAGACGGTCACGACCTTCGAGTTGTTCGCCCCCGACAACCAGCCCATCGTCTCGACGCTGGACAGCCGCGACGCCATTCCCTCGGTCACCCTCACCTGGCTGATTTCCGAAGACCAGCAATTGCGTCTGGCCTGGAGCAAGACCCTCTCCCGGCCGGACTTCCGCGAACTGTCACCGGCTCCCTTCACCGATCCCAACACCCTGCAGGAGACCGTCGGCAATCCAGATCTGCAACAAGCGGAAATCATGAACTACGACGCCCGCTGGGAATATTATTTCTCCCCCAAGGAGAATCTGACCCTGGCATTCTTCCACAAGGAGATTACCAACCCGATCGAGAAGGTATTGCTCGCCGGTCCTGCCGATCTGGCACAATTGCAGAACACCGGCGACGCCACCTTGACAGGGTTCGAAATCGAGTTCCGTAAAAATCTGGATTTCATCCACCCATGGTTCGAAAATTTCTTCTTCAGCGGTAACTACACTTTTGCCAAATCCGAGGTCACCCTGCTGCCCGAGAACCTACAGGTACTGACCACGCCCAAACGGCCGCTGCAGGGCGCTTCCAAACACATCCTCAACGCCCGCCTCGGTTACGACAACGAAGATCTGGGCACCCAGGCCACCCTGCTCTACAACTTCCCCAGCCGCCGTATCGCCCAGGTGGGACAACTGGGCGCACCGGATATCTATGAGGAGCCTTTTCATCAGTTGGATTTCATCGTAAAGCAGAAATGGAACCGTCATTGGTCCACTCAGGTGCGCCTGCGGAATTTGTTGGACAGTACCGTACGCTTCACCCAAGGGCCGAAAACGGTCCGTGCTTTCCGCCGTGGGCGCGAATTCGCCTTAGTCATTAACTTCCAATTCTGA
- the miaA gene encoding tRNA (adenosine(37)-N6)-dimethylallyltransferase MiaA, which yields MSRPKILLLMGPTAAGKSDLAIELARRLGGEIVSVDSSLVYRGMDIGTAKPPPALRAEIPHHLVDILDPAESYSAGRFRRDALAAVEAILARGRRPILVGGTMLYFNALLRGIAPLPPGDAAVRAAIDREAAQVGWVELHRRLAALDSEAAARIHPNDPQRIQRALEVWRLTGRPLSWWWRQVGQETLPFQPLKVVIAPRDRQALHRRIEARFHAMLEAGLIEEVERLYRRGDLHPGLPSMRSVGYRQVWGYLAGEYDDAAMIDKAVIATRQLAKRQFTWLRRERDALWLEGGQKEEGVACLVERIKSELEVND from the coding sequence ATGTCCCGTCCGAAGATTTTGCTGCTCATGGGGCCGACGGCGGCCGGCAAGAGCGATCTCGCCATCGAACTGGCACGGAGGCTCGGGGGCGAGATCGTCAGCGTCGATTCCAGCCTGGTCTACCGCGGCATGGACATCGGCACCGCCAAGCCGCCGCCGGCGCTGCGGGCCGAAATTCCCCATCACCTCGTCGATATCCTCGACCCTGCGGAAAGCTATTCCGCCGGCCGTTTCCGCCGCGATGCCCTGGCGGCGGTCGAGGCGATTCTGGCCCGCGGCCGCCGGCCGATCCTGGTGGGAGGGACGATGCTGTACTTCAACGCCCTGCTGCGCGGCATCGCCCCGCTGCCGCCGGGCGATGCGGCGGTACGGGCCGCCATCGACCGGGAGGCGGCCCAGGTCGGCTGGGTGGAACTACACCGCCGGCTGGCCGCCCTCGACTCGGAGGCGGCGGCCCGCATCCATCCCAACGATCCCCAGCGGATCCAGCGGGCCCTGGAGGTCTGGCGCCTCACCGGCAGACCCCTGAGTTGGTGGTGGCGGCAGGTGGGACAGGAAACACTGCCTTTCCAGCCGCTGAAGGTGGTGATCGCCCCGCGTGACCGCCAGGCACTGCACCGCCGCATCGAAGCCCGCTTCCACGCCATGCTGGAGGCAGGTTTGATCGAGGAGGTGGAGCGTCTCTACCGCCGCGGCGATCTCCATCCCGGCCTGCCGTCGATGCGCAGCGTCGGCTATCGTCAGGTCTGGGGATATCTGGCCGGGGAATACGATGACGCCGCCATGATCGACAAGGCCGTCATCGCCACCCGCCAGCTGGCCAAACGCCAGTTCACCTGGCTGCGGCGCGAGCGTGACGCGCTTTGGCTGGAAGGTGGCCAAAAAGAGGAGGGGGTTGCGTGTCTGGTGGAACGCATCAAATCAGAATTGGAAGTTAATGACTAA
- the mutL gene encoding DNA mismatch repair endonuclease MutL, translating into MTRIRLLPPQLVGQIAAGEVVERPASVVKELVENSLDAGARRVDVQVEAGGVGLIRVRDDGIGIAREHLPLALARHATSKIATAEDLLQVRTLGFRGEALASIAAVSRLELISRTAAEPCGWRLALAGGDEIPEPVPVAHPRGTTVTVADLFHSVPARRKFLRSERTEFSHIQHFLERLALSRFDVGFSLRHNQREAWKLPPAPGEDQWSQRVAVVWGKEFVEQALLIEWNHGPLRLWGWLGLPAVARRQGDRQWWYVNGRPVRDKLLLHALRHGYRDVLGGDRQPAALLYLELDPALVDVNAHPAKLEVRFREPRQVRDFIAQSVYRSLGQVRPGPSPPPKPPAPAVSGSSSYPPPAARPQPQVNEALAFYEALHPPPAPAAPAEPAADTGTEAAPPLGYALAHLHGIYILAEAEGGLVIVDAHAAHERIVYEKFKRQLERGEVVRQPLLLPVKLQVGRGEAELAQQHQDLLLSLGLEVDRLGPETLVVRSLPALLGRADAAELVKGVLAELARFEAVTGVETAVRERLATCACHRAVRAGQRLSREEMNALLRELECTERGGQCNHGRPTWVKLDFQTLDRFFHRGR; encoded by the coding sequence ATGACTCGGATTCGCTTGCTGCCGCCCCAGCTGGTGGGGCAGATCGCCGCCGGCGAGGTGGTGGAACGGCCCGCCTCGGTGGTCAAGGAGCTGGTGGAGAACAGTCTCGACGCCGGGGCGCGCCGGGTGGACGTGCAGGTGGAGGCCGGCGGGGTCGGTCTCATCCGGGTGCGGGATGACGGGATTGGCATCGCCCGCGAGCATCTGCCGCTGGCGCTGGCGCGCCACGCCACCAGCAAGATCGCCACGGCAGAAGATCTGCTCCAGGTGCGCACCCTGGGATTCCGCGGCGAGGCGCTGGCGAGCATCGCCGCCGTCTCGCGCCTGGAGCTGATTTCCCGCACCGCCGCCGAGCCTTGCGGCTGGCGCCTGGCGCTGGCGGGGGGTGACGAAATACCGGAGCCGGTGCCGGTGGCCCATCCCCGCGGCACCACCGTGACCGTGGCCGATCTGTTCCACAGCGTGCCGGCGCGGCGCAAGTTTCTGCGCAGCGAGCGCACCGAGTTTTCCCACATCCAGCATTTTCTCGAACGCCTGGCGCTGAGCCGCTTCGACGTCGGTTTCTCCCTGCGCCACAACCAGCGTGAGGCCTGGAAGCTTCCCCCGGCGCCGGGGGAGGATCAGTGGTCGCAGCGGGTGGCGGTGGTATGGGGCAAGGAATTCGTCGAACAGGCGCTCCTGATCGAATGGAACCACGGGCCGCTGCGGCTGTGGGGTTGGCTGGGGCTGCCGGCGGTGGCACGGCGCCAGGGGGACCGGCAGTGGTGGTACGTCAACGGCCGGCCGGTGCGCGACAAGCTGCTCCTGCACGCGCTGCGTCACGGTTATCGCGACGTCCTCGGCGGCGACCGCCAGCCGGCGGCATTGCTGTATCTGGAGCTGGATCCGGCCCTGGTGGACGTCAACGCCCATCCCGCCAAGCTGGAAGTGCGGTTCCGGGAGCCGCGCCAGGTGCGCGATTTCATCGCCCAGTCGGTGTACCGTTCCCTGGGGCAGGTCCGTCCCGGCCCCAGCCCGCCGCCGAAGCCGCCCGCACCGGCCGTCTCCGGTTCTTCTTCGTATCCACCGCCCGCCGCCCGGCCGCAGCCTCAGGTCAACGAGGCCCTGGCCTTCTACGAGGCCCTGCACCCGCCGCCTGCACCCGCCGCACCGGCGGAGCCGGCCGCCGATACCGGAACGGAGGCTGCGCCGCCTTTGGGTTATGCCCTGGCCCATCTGCACGGCATCTACATCCTGGCGGAAGCCGAAGGCGGGTTGGTGATCGTCGATGCCCACGCCGCCCACGAGCGCATCGTCTACGAGAAGTTCAAGCGCCAGCTGGAGCGCGGCGAGGTGGTGCGCCAGCCGCTGCTGTTGCCGGTGAAGCTGCAGGTGGGCCGAGGGGAAGCCGAACTGGCCCAGCAGCACCAGGACCTGCTGCTGAGCCTCGGCCTGGAGGTGGACCGCCTGGGTCCGGAAACCCTGGTGGTGCGGTCGCTGCCGGCCCTCCTGGGGCGGGCGGACGCGGCGGAGCTGGTGAAGGGGGTACTGGCGGAACTGGCCCGCTTCGAGGCGGTCACCGGGGTCGAGACGGCCGTCCGCGAGCGTCTGGCCACCTGTGCCTGTCATCGGGCGGTGCGGGCCGGGCAGCGCTTGAGCCGGGAGGAGATGAACGCCCTGTTGCGGGAGCTGGAATGCACCGAGCGCGGCGGCCAGTGCAACCACGGCCGCCCCACCTGGGTCAAACTCGATTTTCAGACCCTGGATCGCTTTTTCCACCGCGGCCGTTGA
- a CDS encoding acetylornithine transaminase — protein sequence MTSAVMPTYARLPVAFVRGEGAWLWDTEGRRYLDALAGIAVCNLGHAHPRLAQVLCDQAKRLWHTSNLYRIELQEQLAAELTRLAAMDNVFFCNSGAEANEAAIKLARAYGHRRGIATPKIVVMEGSFHGRTLATLSATGNPRVRQGFEPLVAGFVHCPFGQAEAVAALADDPDIVAVLVEPVQGEGGVRVPPADYLARLRRLCDRHGWLLMLDEVQTGIGRCGHWFAHQRTGIVPDVMTLAKALGNGFPIGACLARGEAAEVLQAGMHGSTFGGNFLACRVALEVLHIIEAEDLLPRAQTLGRQLAAGFRERLGDFPGIRDIRHQGLMLGIELDRPCGMLVSQALAAGVLINVTATSVVRLLPPLILDDDQAGQLLDTLSTLIVNTLDKP from the coding sequence ATGACCTCCGCCGTCATGCCCACCTACGCCCGTCTGCCGGTGGCCTTCGTCCGCGGCGAAGGCGCCTGGCTGTGGGACACGGAAGGCCGGCGTTATCTGGACGCGCTGGCCGGCATCGCCGTGTGCAATCTGGGGCACGCCCATCCGCGTTTGGCTCAGGTCCTGTGCGACCAGGCCAAGCGCCTGTGGCACACCTCCAACCTCTACCGCATCGAGCTCCAAGAGCAGTTGGCGGCCGAGCTGACCCGGCTGGCGGCGATGGACAACGTTTTCTTCTGCAATTCCGGCGCCGAGGCCAACGAAGCGGCGATCAAGCTGGCCCGCGCCTACGGCCACCGCCGCGGCATCGCAACGCCGAAGATCGTCGTCATGGAAGGCAGCTTCCACGGCCGCACCCTGGCAACCCTCAGCGCCACCGGCAATCCCAGGGTCCGGCAGGGTTTCGAGCCGTTGGTGGCGGGTTTCGTCCACTGTCCCTTCGGACAGGCGGAAGCGGTCGCGGCCCTGGCGGACGATCCCGACATCGTCGCCGTCCTGGTGGAACCGGTCCAGGGCGAGGGCGGGGTACGGGTGCCGCCGGCGGATTATCTGGCCCGGCTGCGCCGGCTCTGCGACCGCCACGGCTGGCTGCTGATGCTCGACGAGGTGCAAACCGGCATCGGCCGCTGCGGTCACTGGTTCGCCCATCAGCGCACCGGGATCGTTCCCGACGTCATGACCCTGGCCAAGGCCCTGGGCAACGGCTTTCCCATCGGCGCCTGCCTCGCCCGGGGGGAGGCGGCCGAGGTGCTGCAGGCGGGGATGCACGGTTCCACCTTCGGCGGAAACTTCCTCGCCTGCCGGGTGGCCCTGGAGGTGCTCCACATCATCGAAGCGGAAGACCTCCTCCCCCGGGCCCAGACCCTGGGCCGGCAGCTGGCCGCCGGCTTCCGGGAGCGTCTCGGCGATTTCCCCGGCATCCGGGACATCCGCCACCAGGGCCTCATGCTCGGTATCGAACTCGACCGCCCCTGCGGCATGCTGGTATCCCAGGCGCTGGCGGCGGGCGTTTTGATCAACGTCACCGCCACCTCCGTGGTCCGGCTGCTGCCGCCCCTGATCCTCGACGACGACCAGGCGGGGCAGCTGCTCGACACCCTTTCAACCCTCATCGTGAACACCCTGGACAAACCGTGA
- a CDS encoding N-acetylmuramoyl-L-alanine amidase, producing the protein MGLRVWLGLLLGLLMQAGWALEVYGVRYWNAPDHVRLVLDVSQPFKPKVFGLENPRRLVLDLPQGRLKAALPRIDASVPYVRRIRSGHPHKGVLRLVLDLKTAVRPKVFTLPPGDRYGHRLVVDLYGAKGAAPSRPAPKPPRPPQALRDVVVAIDPGHGGEDPGAIGRHGTREKDVVLAIARKLAKLIDDTPGMRAVLIRKGDYYVPLRRRIALARQAKADLFVSIHADSFKNPRASGAGVYILSERGASSEAARWLAARENASDLVGGVSLDDKDETLAKVLLDLSLTGTREYSQRLAREVLEELKRIGRIHHSGVQQAGFVVLKSPDIPSILVETAFISNPAEERRLRSGKYQWYWARALHRGIRDYFQRHAPPGTYLAARARRHVIARGETLSEIAQQYGVSLQALMEYNALEGSRVRAGQVLRIPVGG; encoded by the coding sequence ATGGGATTGAGGGTCTGGCTGGGCCTGCTGCTGGGATTGCTGATGCAGGCCGGATGGGCGCTGGAGGTTTACGGGGTGCGTTACTGGAACGCGCCCGATCACGTGCGCCTGGTCCTGGACGTTTCCCAGCCGTTCAAGCCGAAAGTGTTCGGCTTGGAGAATCCCAGACGCCTGGTGCTGGACCTGCCGCAGGGCCGCCTCAAGGCCGCCCTGCCGCGGATCGACGCCAGCGTCCCTTACGTGCGGCGGATTCGCAGCGGTCATCCGCACAAGGGTGTGTTGCGCCTGGTGCTGGACCTGAAGACGGCGGTACGCCCCAAGGTGTTCACCCTGCCGCCCGGCGATCGCTACGGCCACCGGCTGGTGGTGGATCTCTACGGCGCCAAGGGGGCCGCGCCGTCCCGTCCGGCACCGAAGCCTCCCCGGCCGCCACAGGCGCTTCGGGATGTGGTGGTCGCCATCGATCCGGGGCACGGCGGGGAGGATCCCGGCGCCATCGGCCGCCACGGCACCCGGGAAAAGGATGTGGTGCTGGCCATCGCCCGCAAGCTGGCCAAGCTCATCGACGACACACCGGGGATGCGGGCGGTGCTAATCCGCAAGGGGGATTATTACGTCCCCCTGCGGCGCCGGATCGCCCTGGCGCGTCAGGCCAAGGCGGATCTGTTCGTTTCCATCCACGCCGATTCCTTCAAGAATCCCCGGGCCAGCGGCGCGGGGGTTTACATTCTGTCCGAGCGCGGCGCCTCGAGCGAGGCGGCCCGCTGGCTGGCGGCGCGTGAGAACGCTTCCGACCTCGTCGGCGGCGTCAGTCTGGACGACAAGGACGAGACCCTCGCCAAGGTGCTGCTCGACCTGTCCCTGACCGGCACCCGTGAGTACAGCCAGCGTCTGGCCCGGGAAGTGCTGGAGGAACTGAAGCGCATCGGCCGCATTCACCACAGTGGCGTGCAGCAGGCCGGTTTCGTGGTGCTGAAATCCCCCGATATTCCTTCGATCCTGGTGGAAACGGCATTCATCTCCAACCCCGCCGAGGAGCGGCGGCTGCGCAGCGGCAAGTACCAGTGGTACTGGGCCAGGGCGCTGCACCGCGGCATCCGCGATTACTTCCAGCGCCACGCCCCGCCGGGGACTTATCTGGCTGCGCGGGCGCGGCGGCACGTGATCGCCCGCGGCGAGACCCTGTCGGAAATCGCCCAGCAGTACGGCGTCAGCCTGCAGGCGCTGATGGAATACAATGCCCTGGAAGGCAGCCGGGTGCGGGCCGGACAGGTGCTCAGGATTCCGGTGGGCGGATGA